Sequence from the Streptomyces virginiae genome:
AGACGGTCGGCATCCCGGTGCCCGACGTGGTCCGAGCGCTGAACGCCCGCGAGGCCGCCCTCACCGGGGACCGGGCCGCGATCCGCGCCTACACCTCGGAAGCGCTGGGAAGGTGGAGCGGGTGGAACGAGCCGATCTCCACGGCCCTGCTCGGCAACTGGGCGAACCCGCTCTACGACGAAGGCCGGCTTTCCCTCAACGCCCTGGACCTGTTCCTGGCCGAGGCCCGCGTCATCAACCAGCAGTACAAGCCGCTCTGGGACCGCAAGGCCAACCGGGAGTACGTGCGCCTGCTCGACGCCCCGCTCGGCGACGACGGGATGACCCTGCACGACGTGCTTGCCGGACAGCCGGCCGTCGACCTCGCCTTCGAGGGCTTCGAGGACCCGCGCCTGATCGAGATCCTGGGGACCCTGTCCGCGGACGAGCGGGCAGTGGCTATGTGGCACAGCCGCCGCGGGATCACCAACTGGGTCGAGGCCACCCTGGCTGCCGGTGTTCCAGAGCCGAAGGCGAAGGCTGTCGGTACGCGGGTCCGCCGGAAGGTGAAGCGGCTTGCCGCCCTCATCACCAGCCGCGCTCTGGAGGCCGGGGCGGGTACGGAGAACGGTCGATGAGCACTCCCGATCCGGCCCGGTCACGCCCTGTCGTACGCCGGGAGCTGGTGCTGCGAATCGCCCCGCCGAACCTGCCGGCCTGCACCGCAGTGCTCAGCACCGGTGGCGTCGGTGTGCTCCTGGTCCACGGTGCTGTCCCGGCAGGATCGCCGCTCGTGTGGCCGCTCGTGTGGCCGCTCGTGGTTCTCTCGCTCGGCGCGATGGCGTACGACGTCGCGCTCCGAGCCGTGCGCCGCCGCATGGGCTGACGACCGCCCGGAGACATCGGATGTACCTACGCCACCCCTGGTCCACGTCCGATGTAGCGGCCCATGGCCGGAGTGGGGGGCAGGCCCTGCGGGCCGGATGGTGGTCGGCGCGGTGGGACCCGGGCGAAGGCCACGTATTTGAGCATGTTCAAATACGTGTTGAGTCCGTGGCCACGGGCGTGTCTGCGGGGGTGGAGTTGCTGTGGGATGCATGGGATGGCGGCGTGCCGGGCTGATGGCGGCTGTCGGCGCGGTGACGGTTGCCTGCAATGCTGCGGCGTACCACGCCGTGGCGCTTTCGGCCGACCAGCTGGCAGGCCAGTGGCGCAGCCGGGAGGGGACGGTCCTGACCTTCCACGCGAACGGAAGTTTCACCGGTGACGGGGTTGCCCGGTTGTCGGCGGCGGAGCGCTGCGGCGACCTGTCGGACCTGTCCTCCGGCAGCTGGCGGTTCGGTTCGGTGGTGGACGAGCCGGTGGATCGCGGTGCCTACCTGCAGCTCACGTTCTCCGGAATCGACTGCAGGGTTCCCGTCTTCCTCTTCGGCGAGGTGGATGATCCCGTGATGTGTCCGACCGTCGGCGATCCCGACGCCGGCTGCGAGTACGACGAATATCTCAGCCGCGTCGCACACGCCGCCTCGCCCTGACGCCAACGGCTCCGCGCCGGACCGCTGCGGAGCAACGGCATGAGCGGGAAAACGCGGACCCGTGTGGGCGCACGACCGCCGTCCTCGCCCCGGTACAGGGAGGGGGCCCGGCCGTGCGTGCGGTGGACCGCCGGACGCCACTCCTGAAGACGGCGGTCTCCCTGGGTGCTCCACGGCCGGACCGTCGTACCGCTCTTGGCAGTCGGGGCGGTCGGGGCGGTCGAGGCAGTCGGCGTCCATCGCAGCCATCGCCTGCGAGTGCTCCGCAGGTAAGGGCCGTTCCGGCTCGGTTCGGGACTGTCGCCCCCCGGATTCGAACCTCCGCCCATCTTCCCGTTTCAGTCGCTTCCAGGAAATCGCAGGTCAGAGGCCTTCCAGTGGAAGGACAGCGACTGAAGCGACCGAAGGGCGGACTTATGTTCTCGTCTTCAGAGTCTCAGAGGGAGTCGCTATACGTCGGCAACTTGCACCGGCCTCTCCGACCGTTGGGTCTTCCTGCCCTTGCTCCCGGCAGTCAGTGTGGTCGGGTCGACCGCTTCGGCCGGGGCGCCGGAGGCGTAAAGGCCGTCCGGGACGGTGTCGCGGTCGTGGGGCAGGAGCCAGAAGACACGGCGGCGGAAGGTCCCGCTGGAGCGGGAGGCCTTCGCCCCAGGCCCCAGCTGGGCATAGCCGACGAGGCGGCCGTCGCGGTGGTAGGCGGGTTTGCCTCGGCGGGTGGGGAGCCGGTCGAGCGACTGGCGGACGTAGTCGAGTTCGGTGACGTCTTCGAGCCAGACCAGGTCGACCTCGTGGTGGATCTCGTCGTCGGAGATGAGCGAGCTCATGCGTTCTCCTCCTCAGCGAGCAGTCCGATGCCGGGGTAGTACTTCTTGGAGTTGGACAAGATCATTTCTTTGGGTGAGGCGAGGCCTACGAGCTCTCGGGCCCGGGCCGCGAAGGCTCGGGAGGAGATGGTGGGCGCGCCCTCATTCTGGCACCAGGTGCGGTAGACGCTGTAGAGGCGGGCTTGTTCGGCCCGGTGGTCGGCGTGGAAGGTGCAGCTTTCGTCGAAGAAGCGACCGGTGTGGTCTTCGGTCTCGGCGTACGCGGTGGTCGCGATCCGGACCGGGGCGGGACCGGTGAGGTCTTTCTCGCCTGCAAGGTAGCGGCGTGCGCCGTCGATGAGCCAGGCGAGGATGCCGGGGCCCTCCTCGGTGACGAGGATGTCGGCGAGGTTGTCGATCTTCCGATCGTCGGAGACGACCTTCTCGAAGGGGACGAGCCTCATGCGACGCCAGAAGGCGAAGCCTCCGGTGCCGACCTCGGGGCGGTGGTTGCCGATGAGCCAGAGCTTGTGGGTGGGGGCGAAGGAGAAGAAGTCCTGCCTCATGCGGCGGGCCTTGATCCGGTCGCCGCCGGTGAGGAGCTTGACGCGGGCTTCGTCGAACTTGTCGCCCGGCTTGACCTCCGAGCAGACGATGACGCGCCGGCCGTGTAGCTCGGCGAGTTCGGTGGGGTGGCCGTCGAAGGTGCGGGCCATCAGGAAGCCGGGCGGGGCGGCGTCGGCGTAGTCACCCAGGAGTTTCATGAGGACGTCGAGGAGAACGGACTTGCCGTTCTTGCCGGCTCCGAAGAGGAAGGGCATGACCTGGGCGCCGACGTCTCCGGTGATGGAGTAGCCGAGCATCAGGTGCAGGAAGTCGATCATCTCCCGGCCTTCGGCGTCAGCGCCGAAGGTGTCGGTGAGGAAGCGTTCCCAGCGGGGGGTCGGTTGCTGCTTGGGGCCGGTGGAGGTCGAGCGGGAGTGGAAGTCCTTGTCGGGCTGGGGCGCGCGGATGAGACCGGTGTACAGGTCGACGATGCCCGCGGGCGTGCACAGGGCGTACGGGTCGGCGTCGAGGAGCTCGGCCCGAAGGACCATGCCGGGGGCCGACTTGGCCTGGGTGAGCATGGCGTTCATACCGGAGGTGCTCAGCGCCCGGCGGCGGTGCTTCTGCAGCGACTGGTTGCTGTGGATGCCGCGGGGGTCGGTCGTTGCGATGGCCTCGGCAAGGTCCCCGGCGGCCCAAACGACCGTGTCGTCCTCGTCGACCTGCCAGCGGGTGGTGTCCCAGCGGTACCAGCCGAGGCCGGGGACGTGACGGTAGTCCCCGGCGTACAGACGGACGAAAAGCTTGGCGTTGCCACGGTCGCTGAGGGTGTCGGGCAGGAGCCCGGCGGCAGTCGCGTGATCTACGTGTGCTCGTTCACCGCCCTGTGTCGGCAGAGTCGGCGGGGCCTGGGCAAGAATCTGCGCGGCGACGGCCTCAGGGTCGAAGTCGAAGAGGAAACCGTCGGTTTCGGGTGCGGGGCTCACCGGCGGCCTCCAAGGTGCAGGGGGCGCTTGGCGCCGGCGGCCATGCCGCTGCGAATGATCTGGGCCGAGCGCTGCTCTTGGCCGGGACGGGCCGCGGCGGCAGCTTCCCTCAGGGCTTCCTGGGCGACGGCGTCGGTGAGATGGCCTGCCGCGACAAGCCCTCCCAAGCTGTACGCGGCCCTGTTGAGCTTCTCGGTGAAGCCGGCCCCTTCCGCGAACTCGGCGCACGCCGTGACGTCGGCGAGGAGGGCGCTCAGGAGGCGTGCAGTTCTGTCCTGGCCTCCGCCGGCTGCGAGGACGGCCTGGCGGGCACGCGGTGGAACAGGGCGTGGCGCGGGAATGTGTGGAGCCGGCAGGTGACCGGTCCGCTGGAGTTCCTGCGCCAGCCACGCGGGCAGTGGGGCCGGTTGCCGGACCTTCCCCAGCGGCTTGTACGTCCCCACGGACGTGCTCGTGCCCGGTGCGACGATGTAGCCGCCGTGCGCACGGACATCGACCTGCCAGGCGAGAGCCCTCTTCCCGGATCCGGTGGAGCACTGCCACTGACGACCGTCGGTGGCCCGGTACCAGACGTGCATGCCGCCCGAGGGCGTCCGTACACGCAGGGTCGAGTCGTCTTCGGCGGGAGAGGTCTCACCGCGGAGAGCCGCCAGCACGGCCAAGGAGTGAAAGCCCGTCCGTAGGCCGCTCAGATCGACAGCGTCCCCTACCGGGATCCCAGGGAGGAGCCGGTCACGGGAGGGCAGTTCACTCGTGTGTGCATCGATGTCGATGACGACCAGGTCCGCGGGCCCGCAAGCAACTCCGACGCCCAAGGCCGGGGTGCCGGTCCACCAGTCCTCGATGCGCGAGTAGTCCAAGGTCGCGGCATGGAAACCGTGACACCAGCGGCCGGCCTGCAGACAGGGACAGTCGGCGTGAGTGTGGCCGGGTTCGGCGCAATCTCGGCAGTTGGCCGTGGGCGTCTTGCGACCGGGCGCAAGCGGGTGAACGGGCCAGCCGTTGCTGGCACACCACCGCGCCAGCCTCAGACCGGCGACCGAGCGCTCAGAGGTCGACTGCCCTGAGTCGCTGCGAGAAAACCGCAGCTCAGAAGGCATGTACTTCCCCTCACAGCGACTGAAGCGACTCAACGACGAACACAGACTAGCGAAGTCCGCCAGGAACCGTGTGCAGCGTGTCGGAGCCATTCGGCCCGGCGTGTCGCTTCCCGACCCACAGGGAGCCGGCAAGCGACTGACGGGACGACCGGAGCGACCGAACCGCTTCAGTCGCTATGAGTCGCTCTCAAAGAACCTGCAGGTCAAGAGCCTGGAAACCTCCACACAGCGACTGAAGCGACTGAAGCCGCC
This genomic interval carries:
- a CDS encoding DNA primase family protein — translated: MSPAPETDGFLFDFDPEAVAAQILAQAPPTLPTQGGERAHVDHATAAGLLPDTLSDRGNAKLFVRLYAGDYRHVPGLGWYRWDTTRWQVDEDDTVVWAAGDLAEAIATTDPRGIHSNQSLQKHRRRALSTSGMNAMLTQAKSAPGMVLRAELLDADPYALCTPAGIVDLYTGLIRAPQPDKDFHSRSTSTGPKQQPTPRWERFLTDTFGADAEGREMIDFLHLMLGYSITGDVGAQVMPFLFGAGKNGKSVLLDVLMKLLGDYADAAPPGFLMARTFDGHPTELAELHGRRVIVCSEVKPGDKFDEARVKLLTGGDRIKARRMRQDFFSFAPTHKLWLIGNHRPEVGTGGFAFWRRMRLVPFEKVVSDDRKIDNLADILVTEEGPGILAWLIDGARRYLAGEKDLTGPAPVRIATTAYAETEDHTGRFFDESCTFHADHRAEQARLYSVYRTWCQNEGAPTISSRAFAARARELVGLASPKEMILSNSKKYYPGIGLLAEEENA
- a CDS encoding bifunctional DNA primase/polymerase; the protein is MPSELRFSRSDSGQSTSERSVAGLRLARWCASNGWPVHPLAPGRKTPTANCRDCAEPGHTHADCPCLQAGRWCHGFHAATLDYSRIEDWWTGTPALGVGVACGPADLVVIDIDAHTSELPSRDRLLPGIPVGDAVDLSGLRTGFHSLAVLAALRGETSPAEDDSTLRVRTPSGGMHVWYRATDGRQWQCSTGSGKRALAWQVDVRAHGGYIVAPGTSTSVGTYKPLGKVRQPAPLPAWLAQELQRTGHLPAPHIPAPRPVPPRARQAVLAAGGGQDRTARLLSALLADVTACAEFAEGAGFTEKLNRAAYSLGGLVAAGHLTDAVAQEALREAAAAARPGQEQRSAQIIRSGMAAGAKRPLHLGGRR
- a CDS encoding DUF6009 family protein, whose translation is MSSLISDDEIHHEVDLVWLEDVTELDYVRQSLDRLPTRRGKPAYHRDGRLVGYAQLGPGAKASRSSGTFRRRVFWLLPHDRDTVPDGLYASGAPAEAVDPTTLTAGSKGRKTQRSERPVQVADV